Within the Amycolatopsis camponoti genome, the region GCGATGTGCTCGGCGAGCGGCAGCAGCTCGGTCACCAGCCTGCTGCGGACGACCTCGCGCCGCGGGTCGTCGGGGCCGAGGGAGCCCAGCTCCTCGAACAGCGGTTCGCAGTGGGCGTATTCATCCGGGCGGTGCAGGACGGTTTTGCGTTCGGTGCTCACGCGCTCGTTCCCGCGTTGAGCACCAGCTCGATCGTGACGATGCCCGCACCCCCGCCGGGGAGGACGTCGCAGTGCGCGGTCACCGAACCACTCAGCGTGGTCAGCACGTGCCAGCCGAAGGTGCGGTCGCTCGGCGGTCGCGGGTCGCTGGAGCGCGTCGAGATCGTCACGTGCAGGCCGTCGGGGCCCTGCCGGAAGCGGCAGTGCAGCTGGGAGCCCAGCTCGGCCAGCTGCACGAGCTGGGCGCAGGCCTCGTCGACGGCCATCTTGGCGTCGGCGATGGCGTCCAGCCCGAAGTCGGCGCGCGAGACCACGCCGTGGGTGAGCATGCGGACGAGGGGGATCTGCTCGGCCATCGCGGGCAGCCGCAGCTCCACCAGTTCCTCGAGCAGCTCTTCCAGCGTCGGCTTGCCGCCGTGCGAGCTACCGCTTCGTGTTTCTTCCATGCCGGAGGTACTACCCATCTGGGCGAATGACGACACTTCGTGGCCAGGGATTTCCGGTTTCGTCACCGGCCCAGCGC harbors:
- a CDS encoding ATP-binding protein, which codes for MEETRSGSSHGGKPTLEELLEELVELRLPAMAEQIPLVRMLTHGVVSRADFGLDAIADAKMAVDEACAQLVQLAELGSQLHCRFRQGPDGLHVTISTRSSDPRPPSDRTFGWHVLTTLSGSVTAHCDVLPGGGAGIVTIELVLNAGTSA